One Acidobacteriota bacterium genomic window carries:
- a CDS encoding OPT/YSL family transporter, with product MADPTFTPYVPADQTPPEFTAKAVLLGALFGLLFGASTVYLGLRAGLTVSASIPIAVLAISVLKR from the coding sequence ATGGCCGATCCGACCTTCACCCCCTACGTGCCAGCGGACCAGACGCCGCCGGAGTTCACGGCGAAAGCCGTCCTGCTCGGTGCGCTGTTCGGCCTCCTGTTCGGCGCGTCGACGGTCTACCTGGGTCTGCGTGCCGGCCTCACGGTGAGCGCGTCGATCCCGATCGCGGTGCTGGCCATCTCGGTGCTGAAGCG
- a CDS encoding redox-sensing transcriptional repressor Rex has product MSDIERARTAGDHVSELTTARLSVYLRCLDALDAAGVNTVSSLGLASQFQLNAPQIRKDLAHFGEFGIRGVGYYVKDLKRHLRQILGLDRSIKVVIVGAGNLGLALADYAGFRKDGFDVVALLDTARDKVGQYSRSGVPIRHARDLERLVERERIDIAVICVPGEAAQGSVDAVVAAGVRAILNFSAGNLRVPPQVKLKDMDLTVTFESLSFFLANGHLDV; this is encoded by the coding sequence ATGTCCGACATCGAGCGGGCCCGGACAGCGGGTGACCATGTCTCGGAGCTCACGACAGCGCGTCTGTCCGTGTACCTGCGCTGCCTCGACGCCCTGGATGCCGCGGGCGTCAACACCGTGTCGTCGCTCGGTCTGGCGTCCCAGTTCCAGTTGAACGCACCGCAGATCAGGAAGGACCTCGCGCACTTCGGCGAGTTCGGCATTCGCGGCGTGGGGTACTACGTGAAGGATCTGAAGCGACACCTGCGCCAGATTCTCGGCCTCGATCGCAGCATCAAGGTGGTGATCGTCGGGGCTGGCAACCTCGGACTCGCCCTGGCCGACTATGCGGGCTTCCGCAAGGACGGCTTCGACGTGGTCGCGCTGCTCGACACGGCGCGCGACAAGGTGGGGCAGTACTCGCGCAGCGGCGTGCCGATCCGGCACGCGCGCGACCTCGAACGACTTGTCGAGCGTGAGCGTATCGACATCGCGGTGATCTGCGTGCCGGGTGAGGCAGCGCAGGGCTCGGTCGACGCCGTGGTCGCGGCCGGCGTGCGCGCGATTCTCAACTTTTCTGCCGGTAACCTGCGTGTGCCGCCTCAGGTGAAACTGAAGGACATGGACCTCACCGTGACGTTCGAAAGCCTGTCGTTCTTCCTGGCGAACGGACATCTCGATGTCTGA